A genomic window from Glycine soja cultivar W05 chromosome 10, ASM419377v2, whole genome shotgun sequence includes:
- the LOC114371644 gene encoding uncharacterized protein LOC114371644, with the protein MQMGDRGRGSGRRTFNRGTRRGTHSLRAPIIVNPSPSSIHISTSESIIHVVAQTPNTLPTAQDQPNPTFVRESIPTTPVRDASPSAPDDSVTLEYPTNPNCEHIVDERPFIRAYKGEFQPTHGCCNIILNIIRTKFDEPAPSWLNVSVDLRDRWFGEFKKEYRWHPQEERAIRVVFETKCSCILKSAMNKIRNGQDKGKWITTNVRAALDEHWGSTNFLNKCSTAKANRSVDRGALAYCGGSISTATHFEKLSKEFQRTPTVWEVMEKTKKLKSGEWVNDKSCEFAEKYQHHRDEILQHSTEEGTSTQGSPNTATSINDNEIYLNVVGGPNYKGNVYGLGTLSKTFSCSKSAPSTSIAPVEDQIEEMRETINKLNVELLAKANKEKTLEEKMLQMMENHDHQSQEMRQ; encoded by the exons ATGCAGATGGGAGACAGAGGTAGAGGTAGTGGTCGTAGAACATTTAATCGTGGTACAAGACGTGGTACCCACAGTTTGAGAGCTCCAATTATCGTCAATCCTTCCCCCTCATCCATTCACATATCAACCTCGGAGTCGATTATTCATGTTGTTGCACAGACTCCAAACACACTTCCTACAGCTCAAGACCAACCAAATCCTACCTTTGTAAGGGAGTCAATTCCTACTACCCCTGTTAGAGATGCTTCACCTTCAGCACCAGATGATTCTGTTACACTTGAGTACCCAACAAATCCAAATTGTgaacatattgttgatgaaaggCCTTTCATTCGTGCATATAAAGGAGA GTTTCAACCAACACATGGGTGTTgtaatatcatattaaatattattaggaCAAAATTTGATGAACCAGCTCCAAGTTGGTTGAATGTGTCAGTTGACCTTCGCGATAGGTGGTTTGGAGAGTTTAAG AAAGAGTATAGGTGGCACCCACAAGAAGAGCGAGCCATTAGAGTTGTTTTTGAGACAAAATGTTCATGTATTTTAAAAAGTGCAATGAACAAGATTAGAAATGGTCAAGATAAAGGAAAGTGGATAACAACTAATGTTCGAGCAGCCTTGGACGAACATTGGGGTTCTACAAATTTCCTAAACAAGTGCTCCACTGCCAAGGCGAATCGATCTGTTGATAGAGGAGCCTTAGCATACTGTGGTGGTTCCATATCTACTGCAACTCACTTTGAAAAGCTA TCAAAGGAGTTTCAAAGAACACCAACTGTTTGGGAGGTGATGGAGAAAACTAAGAAATTGAAGTCGGGAGAATGGGTCAATGACAAGTCCTGTGAATTTGCT GAGAAATATCAACATCATCGAGATGAAATCTTACAACATTCAACAGAGGAAGGCACATCTACACAGGGTTCCCCTAACACTGCTACTTCtattaatgataatgaaatatatttgaatgttgTTGGAGGTCCAAATTACAAGGGGAACGTGTATGGCCTAGGTACTTTGAGCAAAACGTTTAGTTGCTCAAAATCAGCTCCATCTACTTCTATTGCTCCTGTGGAAGACCAAATAGAGGAAATGCGTGAgacaattaataaattgaatgttgagcttttggcaaaggcaaATAAGGAGAAGACACTTGAGGAAAAGATGTTGCAGATGATGGAGAATCATGACCACCAAAGTCAGGAGATGCGACAAtag